One Alkalicoccus halolimnae DNA segment encodes these proteins:
- a CDS encoding CamS family sex pheromone protein — MKNKWKAAGIGSLILAAGCSPTVDQTEEEVIVVEETEEEAQEIIITPTMDTPDNYYRNVLEDGTYIRGDARGSVAHAMNNRIDIDQFEIGLMEIASGIFSPEDYYFQEGTHLDGDLLNSWLRRYSPEDEDEDGEETEESAGLNPQLADEENQEDAMREAPLVLSNIMEHNYYTENGDDGVELSGAVIGISVRSVYYFRTENEDGSLNFFEEPVDEEYALDYAEEAAGEMLERLRTREEFADIPITFAVFMEEPRGSINPGTFHRIAESGAGDTELTGWETISENNFVFPSNEAGEANPALSDQFSQFEEDINNFFDYPVGVVGNGRYKDGSLEEMKIEINLQSHGQAEVIALAQYISSILEDSFQSQAPVYVYLNSVEGSEALVLQYPGESPTMHVYK, encoded by the coding sequence ATGAAGAACAAATGGAAAGCAGCGGGGATTGGTTCGCTGATACTTGCGGCCGGATGTTCACCTACAGTGGACCAGACGGAAGAAGAAGTAATTGTCGTGGAAGAAACAGAAGAAGAAGCACAGGAAATTATTATAACCCCGACGATGGATACTCCGGATAATTATTACCGGAATGTACTGGAAGACGGTACATATATTCGAGGAGACGCGAGGGGCTCCGTAGCTCATGCAATGAATAACAGAATTGATATTGATCAGTTCGAGATTGGCCTGATGGAAATTGCAAGCGGGATTTTCAGCCCGGAAGATTACTATTTTCAGGAAGGAACACATTTGGATGGTGATCTGTTAAACAGCTGGCTGCGCCGCTATTCTCCTGAAGATGAAGATGAAGATGGGGAAGAGACAGAGGAGTCAGCTGGATTAAATCCGCAGCTCGCTGATGAAGAAAATCAGGAAGATGCTATGCGTGAAGCTCCACTCGTTCTGTCCAACATAATGGAACATAACTATTATACTGAAAATGGAGACGATGGAGTTGAACTGAGCGGAGCTGTCATTGGCATTTCTGTACGCTCTGTTTATTATTTTCGGACGGAAAACGAAGATGGCAGCCTGAATTTCTTCGAAGAGCCTGTTGATGAAGAATACGCTCTTGATTATGCAGAAGAGGCTGCAGGAGAAATGCTGGAACGACTTCGCACAAGAGAAGAATTTGCTGATATTCCAATCACTTTTGCTGTTTTTATGGAAGAACCGCGCGGATCTATAAATCCGGGAACTTTCCATCGAATCGCTGAAAGCGGGGCCGGAGATACAGAGTTAACAGGCTGGGAAACAATCAGTGAAAATAACTTTGTTTTTCCTTCCAATGAAGCGGGGGAAGCGAATCCTGCTCTGTCAGATCAGTTCAGCCAGTTCGAGGAAGACATCAACAATTTCTTTGATTATCCGGTCGGAGTAGTAGGGAACGGACGTTATAAAGACGGCTCCCTTGAGGAAATGAAAATTGAAATTAATCTGCAGTCTCATGGGCAGGCAGAAGTAATAGCACTAGCCCAGTATATCTCGAGCATTCTTGAAGATTCTTTTCAGTCCCAGGCTCCCGTTTATGTTTATTTAAACTCCGTAGAAGGAAGCGAAGCACTCGTCCTTCAATATCCAGGGGAGTCTCCGACAATGCATGTTTATAAATAG
- a CDS encoding IS110 family transposase — protein MKFKMQDQQNQRIARISSSHLIIGVDIAQHHHVARAVNYRGIAFGKPLAFENNEEGFTRLLDRIAAWKEASGCTTEIVGMEPTGHYWLNLTAWLKGRQIDVVTVNPHLVKKNKENRDHIQSKSDAKDALVIADMVKNGYYSQIHPTSETFDSLRVLMANREVLVKRRVATINQLHRWVDIVFPELREVFQDLQSKGAIATLRLFPMPKQLRELDVADVIHGWKTGMKRHAGHRKAETLLAVAKRSVGSTQAPEAYLLHLDQLLEEWDLVTAQLERVEHEVAATLEHVTYRHSFLAIDGISDLSLAGILGEAGDIRGFAHGNALLRHAGLHLAEASSGKWKGQVVLSKRGRSRLRRCLYLATLSLIKNNADFRHLHHVNVQGKKMKKMKSVMKLMGKLARILVALARGGEPYCSEKVRPLPSAV, from the coding sequence ATGAAGTTTAAAATGCAGGACCAACAAAATCAACGGATTGCCCGTATTTCTTCCAGCCACCTGATTATCGGGGTGGATATTGCCCAGCATCACCACGTGGCACGTGCTGTCAATTACCGGGGCATCGCCTTTGGTAAGCCGTTGGCTTTTGAAAACAACGAGGAAGGGTTTACCCGGCTTCTCGACAGGATCGCTGCGTGGAAGGAAGCGAGCGGCTGTACGACCGAAATCGTCGGGATGGAGCCGACCGGCCATTACTGGCTGAACCTGACCGCCTGGCTGAAGGGCCGGCAGATCGATGTTGTCACCGTTAATCCCCACCTGGTCAAAAAGAATAAAGAAAACCGGGATCATATCCAGTCCAAAAGCGATGCCAAAGACGCCCTCGTGATTGCCGACATGGTTAAAAACGGCTATTACAGCCAGATCCATCCCACGTCGGAAACGTTCGACTCGCTCCGGGTGCTCATGGCCAACCGGGAGGTGCTCGTGAAACGGCGCGTTGCGACCATCAATCAGCTGCACCGCTGGGTCGATATTGTCTTCCCGGAACTCCGGGAGGTCTTTCAGGATCTCCAAAGCAAAGGGGCCATCGCTACCCTGCGGCTGTTCCCCATGCCGAAACAACTGCGGGAGCTGGACGTGGCGGACGTGATCCACGGATGGAAAACAGGGATGAAACGTCACGCCGGCCACCGGAAAGCGGAAACGCTGCTTGCGGTGGCGAAACGGTCCGTGGGAAGCACGCAGGCGCCGGAGGCGTATCTCCTGCACCTGGACCAGCTGCTCGAAGAATGGGACCTGGTCACGGCCCAGCTGGAACGGGTGGAACACGAGGTGGCTGCCACCCTGGAGCACGTGACCTACCGCCACTCCTTCCTTGCCATCGATGGGATCAGCGATCTCTCCCTGGCGGGGATTCTGGGGGAAGCCGGTGATATTCGTGGTTTTGCCCATGGTAATGCGCTCTTACGTCATGCCGGCCTGCACCTGGCCGAAGCGAGCTCCGGCAAATGGAAAGGACAAGTGGTCCTCTCCAAACGCGGAAGGTCCCGGCTGAGGCGCTGTTTATACCTGGCCACGCTGAGCCTGATCAAAAACAACGCGGATTTCCGGCACCTCCACCACGTCAATGTGCAGGGCAAAAAGATGAAAAAGATGAAGTCGGTCATGAAACTGATGGGCAAGCTGGCACGAATCCTCGTGGCCCTCGCCAGAGGGGGAGAACCCTACTGTTCAGAGAAAGTCCGACCGCTTCCGTCTGCTGTCTAG
- the gatA gene encoding Asp-tRNA(Asn)/Glu-tRNA(Gln) amidotransferase subunit GatA encodes MEAFDYSLKELHDRLHKQQTTVEELVKQSLGRIEEVDDKIGAFLRLDKEKALERARELDSRLQNGEAEADDVLFGLPIGLKDNIVTKGLKTTCASKFLENFIPVHDATVVEKLRDAGSVTIGKLNMDEFAMGSSNENSAYKIVRNPWNLDHVPGGSSGGSAASVAAGEVPYSLGSDTGGSIREPASYCGVVGMKPTYGRVSRFGLVAFASSLDQIGPLTRSVEDNAYVLEKIAGFDTRDSTSVNKPVPKYTEALAGDIKGMKVAVPKEYLGDGVEDGVRERVKEAIDTLKSLGAECKEVSLPHSKFALSAYYVIASSEASSNLSRFDGIRYGMRETEDNLLDTYKRSRSEGFGDEVKRRIMLGTFALSSGYYDAYYKKAQRVRTLIKQDFEDLFLDFDIVVGPTAPTTAFKLGEKVDDPMTMYANDILTIPMNLAGVPAISLPCGLSNGLPVGLQIIGRHFDEATIYRAAYAYEQATEHHRVKPQFKGGAEA; translated from the coding sequence ATGGAAGCTTTTGATTATTCACTAAAAGAGCTTCACGACCGTCTACATAAACAACAGACAACGGTGGAGGAACTAGTTAAACAGTCGTTAGGACGAATAGAAGAAGTAGATGATAAAATCGGTGCTTTTCTCCGACTGGACAAAGAAAAGGCACTGGAACGGGCACGTGAGCTGGACAGCCGCCTGCAGAACGGGGAAGCTGAAGCAGATGATGTATTATTCGGACTCCCAATTGGACTAAAGGACAACATTGTGACTAAAGGGCTGAAAACGACGTGTGCGAGTAAATTTCTTGAAAACTTTATCCCGGTGCATGATGCTACCGTTGTCGAAAAACTTCGCGACGCTGGATCCGTGACAATCGGTAAGCTGAACATGGACGAATTTGCGATGGGTTCATCAAATGAAAATTCTGCTTATAAAATAGTCCGGAACCCATGGAATCTCGACCATGTTCCAGGAGGATCAAGCGGCGGTTCAGCTGCTTCAGTCGCAGCGGGAGAAGTCCCTTATTCTCTTGGATCAGATACGGGTGGTTCAATCAGGGAGCCGGCCTCCTACTGTGGAGTGGTCGGGATGAAGCCTACCTATGGAAGAGTCTCGCGGTTCGGTCTTGTAGCTTTCGCTTCTTCGCTCGATCAAATCGGTCCGCTCACCCGTTCAGTCGAAGATAATGCTTATGTACTGGAAAAAATTGCAGGATTCGATACCCGTGATTCTACGAGTGTAAACAAGCCGGTTCCAAAGTATACAGAAGCACTCGCTGGCGATATTAAAGGTATGAAAGTTGCTGTTCCGAAAGAGTATCTTGGTGACGGTGTAGAAGACGGAGTGAGAGAGCGGGTCAAAGAAGCGATAGATACGTTAAAAAGTCTTGGGGCTGAATGTAAAGAAGTTTCTCTTCCTCATTCAAAATTTGCTCTGTCCGCCTACTATGTGATCGCTTCTTCAGAAGCTTCTTCCAACCTGTCGCGGTTTGACGGGATCCGCTATGGAATGAGGGAGACGGAGGACAATCTCCTTGACACGTACAAGCGCTCGCGCAGCGAAGGCTTTGGTGATGAAGTGAAAAGGCGGATAATGCTCGGAACTTTCGCCCTGAGCAGCGGCTATTATGATGCTTATTACAAAAAAGCCCAGAGAGTCCGGACGTTAATTAAACAGGATTTTGAGGATCTGTTTTTGGATTTTGATATCGTAGTAGGTCCAACCGCTCCTACCACGGCTTTTAAGCTTGGAGAAAAAGTAGACGATCCGATGACGATGTATGCGAACGATATTCTCACAATTCCGATGAATCTTGCCGGGGTTCCGGCTATCAGTCTGCCTTGTGGACTTTCGAACGGTCTGCCGGTCGGTCTGCAGATTATCGGACGTCATTTTGACGAGGCGACGATTTACCGTGCTGCTTACGCTTATGAACAGGCTACAGAGCATCACCGGGTTAAACCTCAGTTTAAAGGAGGGGCAGAAGCATGA
- the pcrA gene encoding DNA helicase PcrA — protein sequence MENALLTGLNPEQQKAVRHDEGPLLIMAGAGSGKTRVLTHRIAYLIGEKGIPHWSILAITFTNKAAREMKDRVASIVGSEAEQMWISTFHSMCVRILRRDIDRIGFKRNFTILDSSDQQTVLKRIVKELNLDPKKFDARAMLGAISSAKNELKTAAQFAKSANGFYEETVLEVYKRYEKELRKNQSLDFDDLIMTTIRLFEQVPEVLEYYQRRFRYIMVDEYQDTNRAQYKLVQLMADRHKNLCVVGDSDQSIYRWRGADIQNILSFEKDYNNATVVMLEQNYRSTKTILNAANAVIGKNSGRKPKNLWTENVDGNKLTLYEADNEHAEARFVIGKMKEMIDSGKYKPSEIAVLYRTNAQSRVMEELLVKSNMSYAIIGGTKFYDRKEIKDLLAYLRLISNPDDDLSFRRIVNVPKRGIGPTTVEKIQSYAVQQDLSLFQAVQEIEEVGLSARFTKTLKEFAGQLRGWVEMQEYLPVMELVEEMLEKTGYREMLKQDKSLESEGRLENINEFLTVAKEFEEASEDKTLTAFLTDLALIADIDQVDEEEESQEKSLLMTLHSAKGLEFPIVFLIGLEEGVFPHSRSLMEEAEMEEERRLAYVGITRAEQQLFISRAKMRTLYGRTNMNPPSRFLHELPQELVDHSEKEKVTPPWMKKSSSAGQSGSGNTARPAPERKRRPSQPQKTTTAGASFDWSVGDRASHKKWGTGTVVSLKGSGENVELDIAFPEIGVKRLFAKFAPIKKE from the coding sequence GTGGAAAATGCATTATTAACCGGATTAAATCCGGAACAGCAGAAAGCGGTCAGGCATGATGAAGGACCGCTCTTAATTATGGCAGGTGCAGGCAGTGGAAAAACACGCGTGCTTACACATAGGATTGCTTATTTAATAGGAGAAAAAGGCATTCCCCACTGGTCGATTCTTGCAATAACATTTACGAACAAAGCGGCAAGGGAAATGAAGGACAGAGTGGCTTCTATCGTTGGAAGTGAAGCAGAACAGATGTGGATTTCCACGTTTCACTCGATGTGTGTCCGCATTCTCCGCCGTGATATCGATCGAATCGGTTTTAAGCGGAACTTTACTATTCTCGATTCAAGTGATCAGCAGACTGTGTTGAAGCGGATTGTAAAGGAACTGAATCTCGATCCTAAAAAGTTCGATGCCCGTGCGATGCTCGGAGCGATCAGCAGTGCTAAAAACGAATTGAAAACAGCAGCCCAGTTCGCAAAAAGCGCGAACGGATTTTACGAAGAGACGGTGCTGGAAGTATATAAACGCTACGAGAAAGAACTGCGCAAAAACCAGTCTCTTGATTTTGATGATTTGATTATGACGACGATCCGCCTGTTTGAACAGGTACCGGAAGTTCTTGAATATTATCAGCGGCGCTTCCGATACATTATGGTCGACGAGTACCAGGATACGAACCGTGCCCAGTACAAACTGGTGCAGCTGATGGCAGACCGCCATAAAAACCTCTGCGTTGTCGGCGACTCAGACCAGTCTATCTACCGCTGGCGCGGAGCAGATATTCAAAACATCCTTTCTTTTGAAAAAGATTATAATAATGCGACCGTGGTTATGCTGGAACAGAATTACCGGTCCACGAAAACGATATTAAATGCCGCAAATGCGGTGATAGGTAAAAACTCAGGACGCAAACCTAAAAACCTGTGGACAGAAAACGTCGACGGAAATAAATTGACGCTTTATGAAGCAGATAATGAACATGCGGAGGCGCGGTTTGTTATCGGGAAAATGAAAGAAATGATCGACAGCGGCAAATATAAGCCTTCGGAAATTGCCGTGCTTTATCGTACCAATGCCCAATCCCGGGTCATGGAGGAACTGCTCGTCAAATCGAACATGTCCTATGCAATTATCGGCGGCACGAAGTTCTATGACAGAAAAGAAATTAAAGATCTTCTGGCTTATCTCCGTCTCATATCCAATCCAGACGACGATTTGAGCTTCCGTAGGATTGTAAACGTTCCGAAACGGGGTATCGGACCTACGACGGTGGAAAAAATACAGAGCTATGCTGTGCAGCAGGATCTTTCTCTTTTTCAGGCGGTGCAGGAAATCGAGGAAGTTGGACTCAGCGCCAGATTCACGAAAACACTTAAAGAATTTGCCGGCCAGCTCCGCGGCTGGGTGGAAATGCAGGAGTATCTGCCTGTCATGGAGCTCGTCGAAGAAATGCTCGAAAAAACAGGCTACCGGGAAATGCTTAAGCAGGATAAGAGCCTGGAATCAGAAGGACGCCTCGAAAATATAAACGAATTTTTAACGGTAGCAAAAGAATTTGAAGAAGCGAGCGAAGATAAAACACTCACCGCCTTTCTGACTGATCTCGCTTTAATCGCTGATATTGATCAGGTCGATGAAGAGGAGGAAAGTCAGGAAAAGTCTCTGCTCATGACCCTTCATTCCGCAAAAGGTCTTGAATTTCCAATCGTTTTTCTCATTGGACTGGAAGAAGGAGTCTTTCCACACAGCCGCTCGCTTATGGAAGAAGCGGAAATGGAAGAAGAAAGACGGCTCGCATACGTTGGAATAACAAGAGCAGAACAGCAGCTGTTTATCAGCCGGGCAAAAATGCGTACGCTTTACGGCCGGACCAACATGAACCCGCCTTCGCGCTTTCTGCATGAACTGCCGCAGGAACTTGTTGATCATTCGGAAAAAGAAAAAGTAACACCACCATGGATGAAGAAATCTTCCAGTGCAGGACAATCAGGTTCAGGAAATACTGCCAGGCCCGCTCCGGAAAGAAAAAGACGCCCTTCCCAGCCGCAGAAAACGACAACTGCCGGCGCGAGTTTTGACTGGAGTGTAGGGGACCGTGCTTCCCATAAAAAGTGGGGAACAGGCACAGTAGTCAGTCTGAAAGGGAGCGGCGAAAATGTCGAGCTGGATATTGCTTTTCCAGAAATAGGCGTAAAGCGGCTGTTTGCGAAATTTGCTCCTATTAAAAAGGAATAG
- the gatC gene encoding Asp-tRNA(Asn)/Glu-tRNA(Gln) amidotransferase subunit GatC codes for MERISKEQIRHVAELARLDLKEEEVSHFGGQLDEVIKSVQQLNELDTGNVEPTSHVLDVRNVLREDEAKPSLSRDDALKNAPDQQEGQVKVPSVLE; via the coding sequence ATGGAACGTATTTCGAAAGAACAGATCCGCCACGTGGCAGAACTGGCCCGGTTGGATTTGAAAGAAGAAGAAGTAAGTCATTTTGGAGGGCAGCTTGACGAAGTTATCAAATCCGTTCAGCAGCTCAATGAATTAGATACCGGCAATGTGGAGCCGACATCCCACGTTCTTGACGTACGCAACGTCCTTCGTGAGGATGAAGCAAAACCTTCCCTTTCGAGGGACGACGCTCTGAAAAATGCCCCTGATCAGCAGGAAGGACAAGTGAAAGTACCATCGGTATTAGAATAG
- a CDS encoding S-layer homology domain-containing protein: MKYVLIGAASFLLMSGTAAAVSFPDVGDNHWAEDEISFLKEEGVIQGHMDGTFRPNDPVTRAQTADMLAGAFDLETDNRPPAGYPDVKEGDYAYEEILAVTEEGWMQGYGTNFGPRDALKRGQMAAVLTRAFELEMLGPHHYFTDVSDDNFYFDYIRTLASHRIAVGYPDETFRSGNDTTRAEFSTFLARAMNPEEFVEGYIDEETQEELISAADAFVEALAEEDMNTAASKAAEELRFSPYAYLDEEDQIFTNEDASGLWEDDTVYHWGYFDGTGDDIEMTYQDYYDRFVYSRDYVDADTVSINQRQGGSSTIDNSGDVYPGQPVVEYHMEATDNELNWRSLRLVMVEENGEWVVTAVINDEWTT; encoded by the coding sequence GTGAAGTATGTTTTGATCGGTGCTGCGTCGTTTTTACTCATGTCAGGAACAGCTGCAGCCGTTTCATTTCCGGACGTAGGAGATAATCATTGGGCGGAGGACGAAATAAGTTTTTTGAAAGAGGAAGGAGTAATTCAGGGTCATATGGACGGTACGTTTCGCCCAAATGATCCGGTAACTCGCGCACAGACAGCGGATATGCTTGCCGGTGCATTTGATCTGGAGACGGATAACCGCCCTCCTGCCGGCTATCCGGACGTGAAAGAAGGAGACTATGCGTACGAAGAGATCCTTGCAGTAACGGAAGAAGGATGGATGCAGGGATATGGAACGAATTTCGGACCGAGGGACGCTTTGAAGCGTGGACAGATGGCTGCTGTACTGACACGTGCTTTCGAATTGGAAATGCTCGGACCTCATCATTATTTTACTGACGTTTCGGACGATAACTTTTATTTTGATTACATTAGAACTTTAGCAAGTCACAGGATAGCGGTTGGTTACCCGGACGAGACGTTTCGCAGCGGGAATGATACGACGAGAGCGGAGTTTTCCACTTTTTTAGCGAGAGCAATGAATCCTGAAGAGTTTGTGGAAGGATATATTGATGAGGAAACTCAGGAGGAACTTATCAGCGCAGCAGACGCATTTGTAGAAGCGCTTGCTGAGGAAGATATGAATACTGCAGCTTCTAAAGCTGCTGAAGAACTGAGGTTTTCTCCCTACGCCTACCTTGATGAGGAAGACCAGATCTTCACCAATGAGGATGCTTCCGGTCTGTGGGAAGATGATACCGTCTATCACTGGGGATATTTCGACGGCACCGGGGATGATATTGAAATGACGTATCAGGATTATTACGACCGCTTTGTTTACTCCAGAGATTACGTTGATGCTGATACTGTCTCTATCAATCAGCGGCAGGGAGGAAGCAGCACGATTGATAATTCAGGTGATGTCTATCCCGGCCAGCCGGTAGTGGAATACCACATGGAAGCAACCGACAATGAATTGAACTGGCGGAGTCTGAGGCTTGTGATGGTGGAAGAGAACGGGGAATGGGTCGTGACAGCAGTTATTAATGATGAATGGACGACGTAG
- the ligA gene encoding NAD-dependent DNA ligase LigA yields MSQKRIDELTEQLKDYAYHYYVLDTPKISDPEYDQLLRELQELEKGFPEWKHEDSPTERVGGEPLEQFRKVSHDVPMLSLSNAFNGEELLDFDRRVRDGLGYAPAYICELKIDGLAVTLKYEKGRFVLGATRGDGETGEDITHNLRTIPSIPLKLQEPVTMEVRGEAFMPKRSFERLNKKKTEREEAPFANPRNAAAGSLRQLDPKIAADRHLDIFIYSLGRMPEEELNSHHEALRYVKKLGFKTNKETKAFDTIEEVITYCEGWLEKRTDLPYEIDGIVVKVDNLSDQEKLGFTAKSPRWATAYKFPAEEVVTRLKAIELNVGRTGVVTPTALLEPVSVAGSTVQRASLHNEDLIREQDVKIGDKVVVKKAGDVIPKVVRVLVDERTGEEKDFYMPEKCPECGSGLVRIEGEVALRCVNPKCPAQIREGLIHFVSRNAMNIDGLGERVITQLFDHHLVADVADIYRLEKEELLKLERMGEKSVDNLLKAIEATKSNSLEKLLFGLGIRFVGSKAAKTLAQHFETMEALERADIEDLTAVDEIGEKMADAVVTYFSHEEVIRLLEELKVLGINMTYTGPKAVSPENSDSLFAGRTMVLTGSMGEMSRAEAKKEIEKRGGKVTSSVTKNTDILVAGEKAGSKLKKAEELGIEVWDEALFLEQLKQPV; encoded by the coding sequence TTGTCACAGAAAAGAATAGATGAGCTGACTGAACAGCTGAAAGACTATGCGTATCATTACTACGTATTGGATACCCCAAAGATCTCCGACCCGGAATATGATCAGCTTCTGCGGGAACTGCAGGAGCTGGAGAAGGGGTTTCCGGAGTGGAAACACGAAGATTCTCCAACTGAACGCGTTGGAGGCGAACCGCTCGAACAGTTCAGGAAAGTCAGTCATGACGTACCGATGCTTTCTCTGTCCAATGCTTTTAATGGAGAGGAACTGCTCGATTTCGATAGAAGAGTGAGGGATGGACTGGGGTATGCCCCTGCTTATATATGTGAACTTAAAATTGACGGCCTTGCCGTGACGCTGAAATATGAAAAAGGCAGGTTCGTTCTCGGTGCTACGCGCGGGGATGGAGAAACGGGAGAAGATATTACCCATAACCTGCGGACGATTCCTTCAATTCCTTTAAAGCTCCAGGAGCCGGTGACGATGGAAGTGCGCGGAGAAGCTTTTATGCCAAAGCGTTCCTTTGAGAGGCTGAACAAAAAGAAAACAGAGCGGGAAGAGGCTCCATTTGCAAATCCCCGAAATGCTGCAGCGGGATCGCTCCGGCAGCTTGATCCTAAAATTGCTGCTGACAGACATCTGGACATTTTCATTTATTCACTCGGCAGAATGCCGGAGGAGGAGCTGAATTCTCATCACGAAGCCCTCCGCTATGTGAAAAAACTCGGATTTAAAACAAATAAAGAAACGAAGGCTTTTGACACAATCGAAGAGGTAATCACCTACTGCGAAGGATGGCTGGAAAAACGAACAGACCTCCCTTATGAAATTGACGGAATCGTAGTAAAGGTGGACAATCTCAGCGATCAGGAAAAGCTTGGATTTACAGCAAAAAGCCCCCGGTGGGCAACTGCGTATAAGTTCCCGGCGGAAGAAGTTGTCACCCGCCTTAAAGCTATTGAACTGAATGTCGGCAGAACAGGTGTAGTGACTCCGACTGCGCTTCTTGAACCGGTAAGTGTCGCAGGTTCGACAGTTCAGCGTGCCTCTCTTCATAACGAGGACCTTATCCGGGAACAGGATGTAAAGATCGGGGATAAGGTTGTCGTGAAAAAGGCTGGCGACGTTATTCCTAAAGTCGTTCGAGTGCTTGTCGATGAGCGTACGGGTGAAGAAAAAGATTTCTACATGCCCGAAAAATGTCCGGAATGCGGAAGCGGCCTTGTCCGTATTGAAGGGGAAGTTGCGCTCCGCTGCGTTAATCCAAAGTGCCCTGCTCAAATCAGAGAAGGACTGATTCACTTTGTTTCCCGGAATGCCATGAATATTGACGGTCTCGGCGAAAGGGTGATAACCCAGCTTTTTGACCACCATCTTGTCGCGGACGTAGCTGATATTTACCGGCTGGAAAAAGAAGAGCTTCTGAAGCTGGAACGAATGGGGGAAAAATCCGTAGACAATCTTCTGAAAGCCATTGAAGCGACAAAGTCTAATTCGCTTGAAAAGCTGCTTTTCGGTCTTGGTATACGCTTCGTAGGATCAAAAGCAGCCAAAACCCTTGCTCAGCACTTCGAAACGATGGAAGCCCTTGAACGTGCGGATATAGAGGACTTGACTGCAGTAGATGAAATCGGAGAAAAGATGGCGGACGCTGTAGTTACGTACTTTTCACACGAAGAAGTGATCCGCCTGCTTGAAGAGCTGAAAGTATTAGGCATAAATATGACGTATACCGGACCTAAAGCAGTTTCTCCTGAAAACAGTGACTCTTTATTTGCCGGAAGAACGATGGTTTTAACAGGATCAATGGGTGAAATGTCCCGGGCTGAGGCAAAAAAAGAAATAGAAAAGCGCGGCGGCAAAGTTACGAGCAGTGTAACTAAAAACACAGACATTCTTGTAGCAGGAGAAAAGGCAGGTTCCAAACTGAAAAAAGCTGAAGAACTGGGTATCGAAGTCTGGGATGAAGCGCTCTTTTTGGAACAATTAAAGCAGCCTGTATAA